A single genomic interval of Streptomyces sp. 1222.5 harbors:
- a CDS encoding cytidine deaminase, with protein MTESNALDPEDRKIVTLARSARARNGVPEGAAVRDDTGRTYVAGSVELASLRLSALRTAVAMAVASGARSLEAAAVVSDAEAVAAEDLAAVADLGGAGTPVLLASADGTVRATVSAG; from the coding sequence ATGACCGAGAGCAACGCGCTTGACCCCGAGGACCGCAAGATCGTCACCCTGGCCCGTTCCGCGCGGGCCCGCAACGGCGTGCCGGAGGGGGCGGCCGTACGGGACGACACCGGGCGTACGTACGTCGCTGGGTCCGTGGAGCTCGCCTCGCTGAGGCTGAGCGCGCTGCGCACGGCCGTCGCGATGGCCGTGGCGTCGGGAGCGCGGTCCCTGGAGGCGGCGGCGGTGGTGAGCGACGCGGAGGCCGTGGCGGCCGAGGACCTGGCCGCCGTCGCCGATCTCGGCGGCGCCGGGACGCCCGTCCTGCTCGCCTCGGCCGACGGGACCGTCCGGGCCACCGTCTCCGCCGGCTGA